A part of Silvimonas soli genomic DNA contains:
- a CDS encoding pilus assembly FimT family protein has product MYKQRNAGFTLIEFIITIAVMMVLLLQGVPLTMQWVGSSNIRSGTTLFNQGVARAKSRALRNGSAVTASNPAAYLVLNNNTVCAQDAATASGLNCTNAVWTGKLPNATTAILNGAAAQCVAYNDSGLPVAATLGSTQCGTAATFIVTSMGVSSDTTAVLN; this is encoded by the coding sequence ATGTATAAACAAAGGAACGCCGGTTTCACGCTAATTGAATTCATCATCACCATTGCGGTGATGATGGTGCTGTTACTGCAGGGTGTGCCATTAACGATGCAATGGGTAGGCTCCTCCAACATCCGGTCTGGCACTACGTTGTTCAACCAAGGTGTTGCCAGAGCCAAATCACGGGCGTTGCGCAATGGCAGTGCCGTCACGGCCAGCAATCCAGCCGCTTACCTGGTATTGAATAACAACACGGTGTGCGCCCAGGACGCCGCAACCGCCAGCGGCCTCAATTGCACCAACGCGGTGTGGACCGGCAAATTGCCCAATGCCACCACGGCCATCTTGAACGGCGCGGCGGCGCAATGCGTGGCGTATAACGATTCCGGCCTGCCCGTTGCTGCCACTTTGGGGAGTACGCAATGCGGTACTGCTGCCACTTTCATCGTCACCAGCATGGGAGTTAGCAGTGATACCACTGCCGTGCTTAACTAG
- a CDS encoding type IV pilin protein, translated as MNQRSALSFISAKNAGFTLIEIMVTVAIVAILAAIALPSYRNYIVKSHVKGAGADLVALALIMENQHQVNLSYPATSSDVTTSSSFPGFSPAEKIMFTYSVQTPAPSGSPAPAYLLTATGKAGQMTSGCTLKLDSTNARQISAGSGTGTSACGGLTMW; from the coding sequence ATGAACCAACGCAGCGCACTTTCATTCATATCCGCAAAAAACGCGGGCTTCACGCTGATCGAAATAATGGTCACGGTAGCTATCGTGGCCATTCTGGCCGCCATTGCCCTGCCCAGCTATCGCAATTACATCGTGAAGAGTCATGTGAAGGGTGCGGGCGCCGATCTGGTTGCGCTGGCGTTGATTATGGAAAACCAGCATCAGGTGAACTTGAGCTACCCGGCTACGTCCAGCGATGTCACCACATCATCTAGCTTCCCCGGATTTAGCCCCGCCGAGAAGATCATGTTTACTTACTCGGTGCAAACTCCGGCACCTTCGGGCTCCCCCGCTCCAGCTTATTTGCTGACCGCCACAGGTAAAGCCGGGCAAATGACCAGTGGATGCACGCTCAAGCTGGATAGCACCAATGCCCGGCAGATCTCGGCTGGCTCAGGAACCGGAACCTCAGCCTGCGGTGGCCTGACGATGTGGTAA
- a CDS encoding PTS sugar transporter subunit IIA: MFSLADLCPPSSILLEVPAQTPHSLFEQAACFAERHFGLPAAQVLQKLLDRERIGPTGLGRGIAIPHARVEGLERPALIFIRPVLPVDGETPDGKGLSEFFFLLMPAKATQHHLQALADLAAALHQRDFRQALRAAHTQTAIHRLLATAPLHLNAHTRSLTELES, translated from the coding sequence ATGTTCTCTCTGGCCGATTTATGCCCGCCATCCAGTATTTTGCTAGAGGTACCCGCCCAGACGCCGCACTCGTTATTTGAACAGGCGGCCTGTTTTGCTGAACGCCATTTCGGGCTGCCAGCGGCGCAAGTGCTTCAGAAATTGCTCGACCGTGAACGCATTGGCCCTACCGGTCTCGGCCGCGGCATCGCCATTCCCCACGCCCGCGTTGAAGGGCTGGAACGTCCGGCACTGATCTTCATCCGCCCGGTATTGCCGGTCGATGGCGAAACGCCAGATGGCAAAGGCTTGAGCGAATTCTTCTTTTTGCTGATGCCGGCCAAAGCAACCCAACACCATTTGCAGGCACTGGCCGACCTTGCCGCCGCGCTACACCAGCGCGATTTTCGCCAGGCATTGCGAGCTGCGCATACCCAAACGGCAATTCACCGCTTGCTGGCCACCGCGCCGCTGCACCTGAATGCCCACACCCGCTCGTTAACGGAGCTTGAATCATGA
- the ahr gene encoding NADPH-dependent aldehyde reductase Ahr, whose protein sequence is MSTSDTIHGWAAKAPHTPLEPFDFNDGPLGDEDVEVEIDYCGICHSDLSMLDNEWGMTTYPFVPGHEAVGRVVRMGAQAKGLKLGQTVGVGWNRGSCMHCHSCIGGDQHLCAEVQPTILGRHGAFADRIRAHWAWAIPLPDGVDPAVAGPLFCGGITVFAPLVVHNVKPTQRVGVIGIGGLGHMAIRFMSAWGCEVTAFTSSARKHDEARELGAHRVVTSTDSASLAAAAGSLDFLLVTANVKLDWDAIINTLAPKGRLHFVGAVPEPVPLTVFTLLLKQMDVSGSPTGSPAVIADMLAFCARHGIGPMVEHFPVARINDAIQHLRDGKARYRIVLDM, encoded by the coding sequence ATGAGCACGAGCGATACGATTCACGGTTGGGCAGCAAAGGCGCCTCACACGCCGTTAGAGCCGTTTGACTTTAACGACGGCCCGCTGGGCGACGAAGACGTTGAAGTCGAAATTGATTATTGCGGCATTTGTCACTCGGATTTGTCGATGCTGGATAACGAATGGGGCATGACCACATACCCGTTTGTGCCGGGGCATGAAGCGGTCGGCCGGGTGGTGCGGATGGGTGCGCAGGCCAAAGGGCTAAAGCTGGGACAGACAGTGGGTGTGGGCTGGAATCGCGGCAGCTGCATGCACTGTCATTCGTGCATCGGTGGCGACCAGCATTTATGCGCCGAGGTACAACCCACCATTCTGGGGCGGCATGGTGCCTTTGCGGATCGTATCCGCGCGCATTGGGCGTGGGCTATTCCCTTGCCAGACGGGGTTGATCCGGCGGTGGCTGGGCCGTTGTTTTGCGGCGGCATTACCGTGTTTGCACCGCTGGTGGTGCATAACGTCAAACCTACCCAGCGCGTGGGCGTGATTGGTATCGGTGGCTTGGGCCACATGGCGATCCGCTTCATGAGCGCCTGGGGCTGCGAGGTCACAGCGTTTACCTCGTCGGCGCGCAAACACGATGAAGCCCGCGAGCTAGGCGCCCATCGGGTGGTAACCAGTACCGATAGCGCCTCGCTGGCTGCGGCGGCGGGTTCGCTGGATTTCTTGCTGGTGACCGCCAACGTCAAACTGGATTGGGATGCGATCATTAACACGCTGGCGCCAAAAGGTCGGCTGCATTTTGTCGGCGCGGTGCCCGAGCCTGTGCCGTTGACGGTGTTTACCTTGCTGCTCAAGCAGATGGATGTCTCCGGGTCCCCCACCGGTTCGCCTGCGGTGATCGCCGACATGCTGGCATTTTGCGCCCGGCACGGCATCGGGCCGATGGTCGAGCACTTTCCGGTCGCCCGCATTAACGACGCCATCCAGCATTTGCGTGATGGCAAAGCGCGTTACCGCATCGTGCTGGATATGTGA
- the gorA gene encoding glutathione-disulfide reductase yields MANYDVDLFVIGGGSGGVRAARVAASHGARVAIAEQANFGGTCVNRGCVPKKLLVYASRFPDQFRASRAYGWQQQDAQFDWASLITHKDTEISRLEAIYQRNLVNSGVVIHAEQATFEDANTLRLATSGQRVTARYSLIATGGYPHRAVFPGSELAITSDEAFHLPELPGRVLIVGGGYIAVEFAGIFAGLGVQTSIMIRGQQLLRGFDEDLARLLAEHQTRRGIALHTEQFIRQIEQTADGLRVSSSTGATYTVDTVMLCTGRKPNTRALGLEQAGVAVDDKGAIQVDAHSRTNIPSIYAVGDVTDRLNLTPVAIREGQAFADQLFGQITPLELDYELVPTAVFSTPELGTVGLTEAQARERFPDIRVLQTRFRAMTQAFAGSEDQVLMKVLIDNPTDRVVGVHLLGEGVAEMAQLIGVALTASARWQDFRRTVALHPSIAEELVTLRG; encoded by the coding sequence ATGGCAAATTACGACGTTGACCTGTTTGTCATTGGCGGGGGTTCCGGCGGCGTGCGGGCGGCGCGGGTTGCGGCCAGCCACGGCGCCAGGGTAGCGATTGCCGAGCAAGCCAATTTTGGCGGCACCTGCGTCAATCGCGGTTGCGTTCCCAAAAAGCTGCTGGTTTATGCCAGCCGCTTCCCGGATCAGTTTCGCGCCAGCCGCGCCTACGGTTGGCAGCAGCAAGATGCCCAATTTGACTGGGCCAGCCTGATCACCCACAAAGACACGGAGATTTCGCGGCTGGAAGCCATTTACCAGCGCAACCTGGTTAATTCCGGCGTGGTCATCCATGCCGAGCAAGCCACCTTTGAAGACGCAAACACCCTGCGCCTGGCGACCAGTGGCCAACGCGTTACCGCACGCTACAGCCTGATTGCCACCGGCGGCTATCCACATCGGGCGGTTTTTCCTGGCAGTGAATTGGCGATTACCTCGGATGAAGCCTTTCACTTGCCAGAGCTACCCGGCCGGGTGCTGATCGTTGGCGGTGGTTATATCGCGGTGGAATTTGCCGGCATCTTTGCCGGATTGGGTGTGCAGACCTCGATCATGATTCGCGGACAGCAATTGCTTAGGGGGTTTGATGAAGACCTGGCGCGACTGCTCGCCGAGCACCAAACCCGGCGCGGCATTGCTTTGCATACCGAGCAGTTCATCCGCCAAATCGAGCAAACCGCCGATGGTCTGCGCGTAAGCAGCAGCACCGGCGCCACTTATACGGTGGATACGGTCATGCTTTGTACCGGGCGCAAACCCAATACGCGCGCGCTGGGGCTGGAACAAGCTGGCGTTGCGGTGGATGACAAGGGCGCCATCCAAGTGGATGCCCACTCCCGCACCAACATTCCATCCATTTACGCGGTGGGGGATGTCACTGACCGGCTGAATCTGACGCCAGTGGCCATTCGCGAAGGGCAGGCTTTTGCCGATCAATTGTTTGGGCAAATCACCCCGCTCGAACTGGATTACGAACTGGTCCCCACCGCGGTGTTTTCCACTCCCGAGCTGGGCACAGTCGGCCTCACCGAAGCCCAGGCGCGCGAGCGTTTCCCGGATATCCGCGTGCTGCAAACGCGTTTCCGGGCGATGACGCAGGCTTTCGCCGGATCAGAAGATCAAGTGCTGATGAAAGTGTTGATCGACAATCCAACCGACCGGGTAGTGGGCGTGCATTTGCTGGGCGAAGGTGTAGCCGAGATGGCGCAGTTGATTGGCGTAGCACTTACTGCCAGTGCGCGCTGGCAGGATTTTCGCCGGACTGTGGCGTTACATCCTTCCATTGCCGAAGAACTGGTCACGTTACGCGGCTAA
- a CDS encoding TMEM175 family protein — MGKGRLEAFSDGVLAIIITIMVLELKVPHGTDPHALLEMWPVLLSYILSFIYVGIYWNNHHHLFHAVTAVSGGVLWANLHLLFWLSLIPVTTAWLGENGLMSWPAALYGVVLLGSAIAYFILTRVLVAHHGRQSLLAQSLGSDVKGRISVVLYALGVGLAFVHGAIACILYTVVAVVWLIPDRRFERSADQVS, encoded by the coding sequence ATGGGGAAGGGCAGGCTGGAAGCGTTTAGTGATGGCGTGTTGGCCATCATCATTACCATCATGGTGCTGGAGCTTAAAGTGCCGCACGGGACCGATCCGCACGCATTGCTGGAAATGTGGCCGGTGCTGTTGAGTTATATCCTGAGTTTTATCTACGTCGGTATTTACTGGAACAACCATCATCACCTGTTTCATGCGGTAACGGCGGTCAGCGGCGGTGTGCTCTGGGCCAACTTGCATTTGCTGTTCTGGTTGTCGCTGATTCCCGTTACCACGGCCTGGCTGGGCGAAAACGGCCTGATGTCATGGCCAGCTGCGCTCTACGGCGTGGTGTTGTTGGGGTCGGCAATTGCCTATTTCATTCTTACCCGCGTGCTGGTTGCTCACCACGGGCGGCAATCTTTACTGGCGCAATCGTTAGGCAGTGATGTGAAGGGCAGGATATCTGTGGTGTTGTATGCACTGGGTGTTGGTCTGGCGTTTGTGCATGGCGCCATTGCCTGCATTTTGTATACCGTAGTCGCGGTAGTCTGGCTGATTCCAGACCGGCGTTTTGAACGGTCAGCCGATCAAGTATCTTGA
- a CDS encoding LLM class flavin-dependent oxidoreductase encodes MKTLENTPISVLDLSPIVAGSTPTQALANTLDLAQHADHWGFNRYWLAEHHGMRGIASAATSVVIGHVAGGTKRIRVGSGGIMLPNHAPLVIAEQFGTLESLYPGRIDLGLGRAPGTDQATMRALRRDSGADGDQFPQMLEELRAYFRPDLHGGSNGIHAVPGEGLDVPIWLLGSSGFSAQLAGYLGLPFAFAGQFAPRNMKAAFDLYRHTFRPSRVLEQPYAMAGINVIAADTDEHAQFLATSAQRRFVGMIRGNPGPLEPPVESMDGYWEPHERAAVQAQLGASIIGSPVTVRAKLREFLQEFGVDEIMANAAVYDHAERLHSYEIVSQVCELPRSL; translated from the coding sequence ATGAAAACACTGGAAAACACGCCGATCTCGGTACTCGATCTCTCCCCGATCGTCGCGGGCTCTACGCCCACCCAAGCCCTGGCCAACACCCTGGATCTGGCCCAACATGCCGATCACTGGGGCTTCAATCGTTACTGGCTAGCAGAACATCATGGTATGCGCGGCATCGCCAGCGCGGCCACCTCAGTGGTGATTGGCCACGTTGCTGGCGGCACCAAACGCATCCGCGTTGGCTCTGGCGGCATCATGTTGCCCAACCATGCGCCGCTGGTGATCGCCGAGCAGTTCGGCACGCTGGAATCACTCTACCCCGGCCGGATTGATCTGGGTTTGGGCCGGGCACCCGGCACCGACCAGGCCACCATGCGTGCGCTGCGCCGTGATTCGGGTGCCGATGGCGATCAGTTTCCGCAGATGCTCGAAGAATTGCGTGCCTATTTCCGGCCCGACCTGCACGGCGGCAGCAACGGTATTCATGCCGTGCCCGGCGAAGGGCTGGACGTGCCAATCTGGTTATTGGGCTCCAGTGGTTTCAGCGCGCAATTGGCTGGTTATCTGGGCTTGCCGTTTGCTTTTGCCGGGCAATTCGCGCCGCGTAATATGAAAGCGGCGTTTGATTTATATCGCCATACTTTCCGCCCTTCCCGCGTGCTGGAACAACCTTATGCCATGGCCGGAATTAACGTCATTGCGGCCGATACCGACGAACACGCGCAATTTCTGGCGACTTCAGCACAACGGCGTTTTGTCGGCATGATTCGTGGCAATCCAGGCCCGCTTGAGCCTCCAGTGGAAAGCATGGATGGATATTGGGAACCGCATGAACGTGCAGCGGTGCAAGCGCAATTGGGCGCATCCATTATTGGCAGCCCGGTCACAGTACGGGCAAAGCTGCGCGAATTTTTGCAAGAATTCGGCGTGGATGAAATCATGGCGAATGCGGCGGTTTATGATCACGCCGAGCGCTTGCACTCGTATGAAATTGTTTCGCAAGTATGCGAATTGCCACGGTCGCTTTAA
- a CDS encoding LysE/ArgO family amino acid transporter: MFFSAWLKGIGLGASLIMAIGGQNAHVLRMGLSRQHIGITVLVCIVGDALLIAAGVAGMGALIEQSPALMTVARWTGAAFLTWYGLRAWRAAFSTGALHAEKGVPTISWQQAALTVMALTWLNPHVYLDTVVLLGSIASQQTPLAQPWFALGAMTASLLWFLGLGYGARLLSPVFASPRAWRILDGLIGCMMLGLAVSLVWV, translated from the coding sequence ATGTTTTTCTCGGCATGGTTAAAAGGCATAGGCCTGGGCGCCAGTCTGATCATGGCTATTGGTGGGCAGAACGCTCACGTACTTCGCATGGGTTTGTCGCGCCAGCATATCGGCATCACCGTGCTGGTTTGCATCGTGGGCGACGCGCTGCTGATTGCCGCCGGTGTGGCTGGCATGGGCGCGTTGATTGAACAAAGCCCGGCACTGATGACAGTGGCCCGCTGGACGGGTGCCGCATTCCTGACCTGGTACGGTCTTCGGGCATGGCGGGCGGCGTTTTCAACCGGCGCGTTACACGCCGAAAAAGGCGTTCCCACCATTTCCTGGCAGCAAGCCGCGCTCACCGTCATGGCGCTGACCTGGCTTAATCCGCATGTTTATCTGGATACAGTGGTGTTACTGGGCTCGATTGCCAGCCAGCAAACACCCCTGGCGCAACCGTGGTTTGCGTTAGGTGCCATGACCGCTTCCCTACTGTGGTTTCTGGGATTGGGCTATGGCGCGCGCTTGTTGTCACCGGTCTTTGCTTCGCCGCGCGCCTGGCGCATCCTGGATGGCTTGATCGGCTGCATGATGCTGGGTTTGGCTGTGTCGCTGGTGTGGGTGTGA
- a CDS encoding LysR family transcriptional regulator ArgP, translating to MNLDHRQTDALLAVIETGSFDLAASRLHITQSAVSQRIRALETSLGSPLVVRSRPCRATPQGQRLLQYLRRTAMLDQEFAAELADNQSAPFVVKLAINADTLGTWFVPAVAPLLLAENVLLDVTMEDQDHTFALLESGLATGCVTTEAQPLRGCQALFLGNMRYRMIASPGFYQRWFAQGFTRAAARHAPVMVFNRKDALQAVFLEKRFGLTRDVYPSHYIPAHDSYFAAIRLGLGYGMVPEQQFGQLLEQGELIDLAPDSPVDVPLYWHAWKVQSPRLESLTRQIVAAARAVLVDGDDPGGGGSEP from the coding sequence ATGAACCTGGATCACCGCCAAACCGATGCCTTGCTGGCCGTTATTGAGACCGGCAGTTTTGATCTGGCCGCAAGCCGGCTGCACATTACCCAGTCGGCGGTATCGCAGCGCATTCGTGCGCTGGAAACCAGCCTGGGCAGCCCGCTGGTAGTGCGCAGCCGTCCCTGCCGCGCCACGCCGCAAGGGCAGCGGCTGCTCCAATACCTGCGCCGCACTGCCATGCTGGATCAGGAATTTGCGGCCGAATTGGCGGACAACCAGTCCGCGCCGTTTGTGGTCAAACTGGCCATCAACGCCGATACGCTCGGCACCTGGTTTGTGCCCGCCGTGGCACCGCTGTTATTGGCCGAGAACGTGTTGCTGGATGTGACGATGGAAGACCAGGATCACACCTTCGCGCTACTGGAATCTGGCCTGGCAACGGGTTGCGTGACCACCGAAGCCCAGCCATTGCGCGGCTGCCAGGCGCTGTTTCTGGGCAATATGCGTTACCGCATGATTGCGTCGCCGGGCTTTTATCAGCGGTGGTTTGCGCAAGGCTTCACTCGCGCAGCAGCTCGCCACGCACCGGTGATGGTATTTAACCGCAAAGACGCGTTGCAGGCGGTGTTTCTGGAAAAGCGCTTCGGGCTGACCCGGGACGTTTATCCAAGTCATTACATCCCGGCGCATGACTCATACTTTGCCGCGATACGCCTTGGCTTGGGCTACGGCATGGTGCCAGAGCAGCAATTTGGCCAGTTGCTGGAGCAGGGCGAGTTGATTGATCTGGCCCCGGATAGCCCGGTGGACGTGCCTTTGTACTGGCATGCCTGGAAAGTGCAGTCGCCGCGGCTGGAGTCGCTGACGCGGCAGATTGTGGCAGCGGCGCGCGCGGTATTGGTCGATGGGGATGATCCGGGGGGCGGTGGAAGCGAACCGTGA
- the metG gene encoding methionine--tRNA ligase, which translates to MKRKILITSALPYANGPLHLGHMLEHIQTDIWARFQKMRGHECHAVCADDTHGTPIMLRAQAEGITPEQLIASAKEAHEKDFHGFLVNYDNYGSTHSDENREFSYRIYKSLRANDKIAQRTISQLYDPQKNMFLPDRFVKGECPKCHAKDQYGDNCEVCGTTYSPTDLINPYSAISGATPELRDSEHYFFKLGDCETFLRNWTSGNVAVNGQERARLQEGAANKLQEWFDAGLNDWDISRDAPYFGFEIPDAPGKYFYVWLDAPVGYMASHKQLCNRLGLDFDSYWNKDSDAELYHHIGKDILYFHALFWPAMLEYAGYRTPTGINAHGFLTVDGQKMSKSRGTFITAESYLRHLSPEWLRYYFAAKLNSAIEDIDLNLEDFVARVNSDLIGKYINIASRAAGFITKRFDGKLAVDLGDSGPLAKLQNASAGIAGLWEAREYSRAIREIMALTDEVNQWVDAHKPWEIAKQEGQDAELQRVCSVLINAFRILSVYLKPVLPKLAADVEAFLNIAPLTWQDADTLLTGHTINVYQHLMQRVDPKNIEAMIEENKQSLAPTANVAEAAKPDYEIPEIEPIINIDDFSKIDLRIAKIVNAQHVEGAEKLLQLTLDIGQEQTRNVFAGIKSAYKPEDLIGRHTVMVANLAPRKMKFGLSEGMVLAAGGDGGLYILTPDLGAKPGMRVK; encoded by the coding sequence ATGAAGCGCAAGATACTGATTACCTCCGCCCTGCCCTATGCCAATGGTCCCCTGCACCTTGGCCATATGCTGGAACATATCCAGACCGATATCTGGGCGCGGTTTCAGAAGATGCGGGGCCATGAATGCCATGCTGTCTGTGCAGATGACACCCACGGCACGCCGATCATGCTGCGCGCGCAGGCCGAAGGCATTACGCCCGAACAACTGATCGCCTCTGCCAAAGAAGCGCACGAGAAAGACTTTCACGGCTTTCTGGTGAACTACGACAATTACGGCAGCACGCACTCGGACGAAAACCGCGAGTTCTCCTACCGTATCTACAAATCACTGCGCGCCAACGACAAGATCGCCCAGCGCACCATCAGCCAGTTGTACGATCCGCAGAAAAACATGTTTCTGCCGGACCGCTTTGTCAAAGGCGAGTGCCCCAAGTGCCACGCCAAAGACCAGTACGGCGATAACTGTGAAGTCTGCGGCACCACGTATTCGCCAACAGACCTGATCAACCCGTACTCGGCGATTTCCGGCGCAACACCAGAACTGCGTGATTCCGAGCATTACTTCTTCAAGCTGGGTGATTGCGAAACCTTCTTGCGCAACTGGACGTCTGGCAACGTAGCGGTCAACGGTCAGGAACGCGCACGCCTGCAAGAAGGCGCGGCCAACAAACTGCAAGAGTGGTTTGATGCGGGCCTGAACGATTGGGACATCAGTCGCGATGCGCCTTATTTCGGCTTCGAGATTCCCGATGCGCCGGGCAAGTATTTCTACGTTTGGCTGGATGCGCCAGTCGGCTACATGGCCAGCCACAAGCAATTGTGTAACCGCCTCGGCCTGGATTTCGACAGCTACTGGAACAAAGACTCTGACGCCGAGTTGTATCACCACATCGGCAAAGACATTCTGTATTTCCACGCCCTGTTCTGGCCCGCCATGCTGGAATACGCCGGTTATCGCACGCCGACCGGTATCAATGCGCATGGTTTCTTGACCGTCGATGGCCAGAAAATGTCCAAGAGCCGCGGCACGTTCATTACCGCCGAATCGTATCTGCGCCACCTGAGCCCGGAATGGCTGCGTTATTACTTTGCCGCCAAGCTCAACAGCGCCATTGAAGATATCGATCTAAACCTGGAAGACTTTGTCGCCCGCGTAAACAGCGACCTGATCGGCAAGTACATCAACATTGCCAGCCGCGCCGCCGGTTTCATCACCAAGCGTTTTGACGGCAAGCTGGCAGTTGACTTGGGTGACAGCGGCCCGTTGGCCAAACTGCAAAATGCTTCGGCCGGAATTGCTGGTTTATGGGAAGCGCGCGAATACAGCCGTGCCATCCGCGAAATCATGGCGCTGACCGATGAAGTGAATCAGTGGGTCGACGCGCACAAGCCATGGGAAATCGCCAAGCAAGAAGGCCAGGATGCCGAACTGCAACGCGTGTGCTCGGTGCTGATCAATGCCTTCCGCATTCTGAGCGTGTACCTCAAGCCGGTACTGCCAAAGCTGGCAGCCGATGTGGAAGCGTTCCTCAATATCGCCCCGCTGACCTGGCAAGATGCCGACACCCTGCTCACCGGCCATACCATCAATGTGTATCAACACCTGATGCAACGTGTAGACCCCAAGAACATTGAAGCCATGATCGAAGAAAACAAACAAAGCCTGGCCCCGACCGCCAATGTCGCTGAAGCCGCCAAGCCGGATTACGAAATCCCCGAAATCGAGCCGATTATCAACATTGATGACTTCAGCAAGATCGACCTGCGCATCGCCAAAATCGTGAATGCCCAACACGTGGAAGGTGCCGAAAAGCTGCTGCAACTGACGCTGGATATCGGCCAGGAACAAACCCGCAACGTATTCGCCGGGATCAAGTCCGCCTACAAACCGGAAGACCTGATTGGTCGTCACACCGTGATGGTCGCCAACCTGGCGCCACGCAAGATGAAGTTTGGTTTGTCCGAAGGTATGGTTCTGGCTGCGGGTGGTGATGGTGGTTTGTACATCCTGACGCCGGATCTTGGCGCCAAGCCAGGCATGCGGGTGAAGTGA
- a CDS encoding acyltransferase family protein: MHNRIRHLDLARGIGILLIVLGHNRIFDLINPVGHHILHSINMPMFFLMSGVFFKASTSISSLALQKLDGVLKPVFVTLLLVAPLQPLLSHAPFAQFVAGSLYATGGTLRWTPLWFLPHLFLVFMAGRIYLEVAKRWQISRRMSLLIGLCCITSTYFMFQTMRSVPVPIPYLAYGNAGQILGDLGLPFSADLLLITVPIFLMGHALKEQISTFEPRVLYALAALAVFGLMHYLGDGELNLSKRLFEDFLFNVGQTLCGVYLVLSVSVWTSRYLPGLRWLLLQAASASLFILLFHDYLQRRSFRFFEEHGLSMVAAGMLAYLSAIILPTLFYQIVVRVRWLAVLWLPVKRVQRNRALNPVTVTDQRGSVAP; encoded by the coding sequence ATGCATAACCGCATCCGCCATCTGGACCTGGCCAGAGGCATTGGCATTCTGCTGATCGTACTTGGGCACAACCGGATTTTTGATCTGATTAACCCTGTCGGGCACCACATCCTGCACTCCATCAACATGCCCATGTTTTTTCTGATGTCAGGCGTGTTTTTCAAAGCCAGCACTTCCATTTCATCGCTGGCCCTGCAAAAGCTCGACGGCGTGCTCAAACCTGTTTTTGTCACGCTGTTGCTGGTGGCGCCATTGCAGCCTTTGTTATCGCACGCGCCATTTGCCCAATTTGTTGCTGGGTCGTTGTATGCCACCGGCGGCACCTTGCGCTGGACGCCGCTCTGGTTTTTGCCGCATCTGTTTCTGGTTTTCATGGCGGGCCGTATTTACCTGGAAGTAGCTAAGCGCTGGCAAATCTCAAGGCGGATGTCACTACTGATTGGCCTGTGCTGCATTACCAGCACCTATTTCATGTTCCAGACCATGCGCTCGGTGCCGGTGCCCATTCCATATCTGGCCTACGGCAATGCCGGGCAAATTCTGGGCGACCTGGGCCTGCCGTTCAGCGCCGATCTGCTGTTGATTACCGTGCCGATCTTTCTGATGGGGCACGCGCTGAAAGAGCAGATCAGTACCTTTGAACCTCGGGTGCTTTACGCCCTTGCCGCTTTGGCCGTATTCGGGCTGATGCATTATCTGGGCGATGGTGAACTCAATCTGAGCAAGCGCCTGTTTGAAGACTTTCTGTTCAATGTCGGGCAGACCCTGTGCGGCGTGTATCTGGTGCTATCGGTCTCGGTCTGGACTTCCCGCTATTTGCCCGGCCTGCGTTGGCTATTGCTGCAAGCGGCATCAGCCAGCCTGTTTATCTTGCTGTTTCATGATTACCTGCAGCGGCGCAGTTTCCGCTTTTTTGAGGAGCACGGATTGTCGATGGTCGCGGCTGGCATGCTGGCGTACCTGTCGGCCATCATCTTGCCCACGTTGTTTTATCAGATCGTGGTGCGCGTGCGCTGGCTGGCCGTGCTCTGGCTTCCGGTCAAACGCGTGCAGCGCAATCGTGCACTCAACCCGGTCACGGTGACAGACCAGCGCGGCAGCGTGGCACCCTGA